A genomic window from Winogradskyella sp. J14-2 includes:
- a CDS encoding DUF1835 domain-containing protein: MTQKILHITNGSALTGYLRELDFKDDILTWQEMLCEGPTIPKIDSKEFFNLRRTFLKDHYNIEVDERELQKELSKLDNTEKYEEIHLWFEYDLFCHINLLGVLNLLHQKKIKKPLYPICSGRVEGEKNLKGLGELTQTQLLDHYDKRIKLNKEDIELAIALWRTYCGKDHNILKPYIVKESSFKYMSSCLKAHLKRFPHQKSGLSVLEDNILRLIRDNDIKSRHHLLGYSLNYQGYYGFGDTQHRRLIDKLSIFFEEVENSLKLNRKGHEALLRQHNFATEVNNNMTYGGVKRLEFQFSVDQNKLIKTILHVD; the protein is encoded by the coding sequence ATGACCCAAAAAATTCTTCATATTACCAATGGTAGCGCTTTAACAGGCTACTTAAGAGAGTTAGATTTTAAAGATGATATTTTAACATGGCAAGAAATGCTGTGCGAGGGTCCAACAATTCCGAAGATCGATTCAAAAGAGTTCTTTAACCTTCGGCGCACATTTTTAAAAGACCACTACAATATCGAAGTTGACGAAAGAGAACTTCAAAAAGAGTTATCTAAACTCGATAATACGGAGAAATATGAAGAAATACACCTTTGGTTTGAATATGACTTGTTTTGCCACATTAACCTATTAGGTGTTTTAAATCTTTTGCATCAGAAAAAAATAAAAAAACCGCTTTATCCTATTTGTAGCGGTCGTGTTGAAGGAGAAAAAAATCTTAAAGGATTGGGCGAACTCACACAAACTCAATTATTAGATCATTACGATAAACGCATAAAATTAAATAAGGAAGACATAGAGCTTGCCATTGCGCTCTGGCGAACCTATTGTGGCAAAGACCACAATATTTTAAAACCCTACATTGTAAAAGAATCTAGTTTTAAATACATGAGTAGCTGCCTAAAAGCACACCTAAAACGATTTCCTCACCAAAAAAGTGGACTCAGTGTATTAGAAGACAACATACTTAGGTTAATTAGAGATAATGATATAAAATCTAGACATCATTTATTAGGTTATAGCCTTAATTATCAAGGCTATTATGGGTTTGGAGACACACAACATCGTCGATTAATAGATAAATTAAGTATCTTTTTTGAAGAAGTTGAAAACAGTTTAAAACTCAACCGAAAAGGCCACGAAGCCTTGCTAAGACAACATAATTTTGCCACTGAAGTTAATAACAACATGACCTACGGTGGTGTAAAACGTTTAGAATTTCAGTTTAGCGTTGACCAGAATAAACTTATTAAGACCATACTACATGTCGATTAA
- a CDS encoding isopenicillin N synthase family dioxygenase has protein sequence MDRIPSVDLKDFLSDDPNRKQKFIDEIGKAYQDIGFVALKGHFLDDELVDRLYTEVKNFFNLPLEVKESYEIPGIGGQRGYVSFGKESAKGKKEGDLKEFWHFGQYVEDDEERKKEYPANVEVKELPEFNKVGKETYQMLEKTAKYVLRALALHLGLEETYFDNYIHNGNSILRPIHYPPITEEPKNAVRAAAHGDINLITLLMGAQGRGLQVQRHDGEWLDAIAEPDELMINVGDMLSRHSNNKLKSTIHRVVNPPRELWGTSRYSIPFFMHPISEMKLDVLDSCIDEEHPKLYDDITAGEFLNERLVELGLIKK, from the coding sequence ATGGATAGAATACCTAGCGTAGATTTAAAGGATTTCCTTTCGGACGACCCAAATAGAAAACAAAAATTTATTGACGAAATTGGTAAAGCATATCAAGATATAGGCTTTGTAGCTTTAAAAGGACATTTCCTAGATGATGAATTAGTTGATAGACTTTACACCGAAGTTAAGAACTTTTTTAATTTACCTTTAGAGGTTAAAGAAAGTTATGAAATACCTGGAATAGGAGGACAAAGAGGTTATGTATCTTTTGGTAAAGAAAGTGCAAAAGGTAAAAAAGAAGGTGATCTAAAAGAGTTTTGGCATTTTGGCCAATATGTTGAAGATGATGAAGAGCGAAAAAAAGAATATCCTGCAAACGTTGAAGTAAAAGAACTCCCAGAGTTTAATAAAGTTGGTAAAGAAACGTATCAAATGCTTGAGAAAACCGCGAAATACGTATTACGTGCTTTAGCTTTGCACCTTGGATTAGAAGAAACTTATTTCGATAATTACATCCATAATGGAAATTCTATTTTAAGACCAATTCATTATCCACCAATTACTGAAGAACCTAAGAATGCTGTAAGAGCAGCTGCTCATGGTGACATTAACCTAATTACACTTTTAATGGGCGCTCAAGGGCGTGGCCTGCAAGTGCAGCGTCATGATGGCGAATGGTTAGATGCCATTGCAGAACCAGATGAACTTATGATCAATGTTGGTGATATGCTATCTAGGCATTCAAATAATAAATTAAAATCTACTATTCACCGTGTTGTCAATCCACCCAGAGAACTTTGGGGCACATCACGCTACTCTATTCCCTTCTTTATGCATCCAATCAGTGAAATGAAATTAGATGTTCTAGATAGTTGTATAGACGAAGAACATCCAAAATTATATGATGATATTACTGCTGGTGAGTTTTTAAACGAACGTTTAGTAGAACTTGGACTGATTAAAAAATAA
- a CDS encoding translation initiation factor, which produces MDLQDQLKNLFPDHKPEPSEEQTDEQSDIWLQDAPIICKYEKRKGKPITILEGYTGATEDFKKLAKELKTKLSVGGSFKEDKIIIQGDYRDKIMTILKDKGFKVKRVGG; this is translated from the coding sequence ATGGATTTACAAGATCAATTAAAAAATCTTTTTCCAGATCATAAGCCTGAGCCTTCAGAAGAACAAACTGATGAGCAAAGTGACATTTGGTTACAGGACGCTCCTATCATTTGCAAATACGAAAAACGTAAAGGAAAACCCATCACAATTTTAGAGGGTTACACAGGCGCTACTGAAGATTTTAAAAAACTAGCAAAAGAGCTAAAGACTAAGCTTAGTGTTGGTGGTAGTTTTAAGGAAGATAAAATCATCATACAGGGAGATTACAGAGATAAGATTATGACCATTCTTAAGGACAAAGGGTTTAAAGTAAAACGTGTTGGAGGTTAA
- a CDS encoding thiamine pyrophosphate-dependent enzyme, with product MPTITKSNIDYDKRNLSDKVLLKLYYNMLRPRLIEEKMLILLRQGKISKWFSGIGQEAISVGVTMALKPSEYILPMHRNLGVFTTREIPLHRLFCQWQGKASGFTKGRDRSFHFGTQEYNIVGMISHLGPQLGVADGIALANLLKNNGQVTAVFTGEGGTSEGDFHEALNVASVWQLPVIFCIENNGYGLSTPTNEQYFCKHLADRGKGYGIESFILDGNNIIETYSKVKKLAESIRKRPRPILIEFKTFRRRGHEEASGTKYVPKELMEEWEAKDPIENFRSYLFSKKILSAEIDDKYVTEIKAEIDASLESAYAEAEITPNESVELDDVYQSFNYEEFKPNNELKEQRLIDAISEGLKQSMEKHSDLVIMGQDIAEYGGVFKITEGFVEQFGKDRVRNTPICESAIVEAGMGLSIAGMKAIVEMQFSDFVTSGFNPIVNYLAKSHYRWKQNADVVVRMPCGAGVAAGPFHSQTNEAWFTKTPGLKVVYPAFPYDAKGLLATAINDPNPVLFFEHKALYRSIRQDVPTNYYTLPFGEAVLLKEGDDVSIITYGAGVHWALETLENNTDISADLIDLRTLQPLDNVSIINSVKKTGKAIILQEDSMFGGIASDISALIMEACFKYLDAPVKRVASLETPIPFAPQLEQQYLAKGKFEKALIQLLEY from the coding sequence ATGCCAACAATAACAAAAAGCAATATAGACTACGATAAGCGCAATCTAAGTGATAAAGTATTACTAAAACTATATTACAACATGTTGAGACCTCGACTTATAGAGGAAAAAATGCTCATATTGCTAAGACAAGGAAAAATATCTAAATGGTTTTCTGGTATCGGACAAGAGGCAATTTCAGTAGGTGTAACTATGGCTCTAAAACCTAGCGAGTATATATTACCAATGCATAGAAATCTTGGTGTTTTTACCACCAGAGAGATTCCACTTCATCGTTTATTTTGTCAATGGCAAGGTAAGGCCAGTGGTTTTACAAAAGGAAGAGATCGCTCGTTTCATTTTGGTACGCAAGAGTACAATATTGTTGGTATGATTTCTCATTTAGGACCTCAACTTGGTGTGGCAGACGGTATTGCTTTAGCTAATCTATTAAAAAACAACGGACAAGTAACTGCTGTTTTTACAGGTGAAGGTGGAACTAGTGAAGGTGACTTTCATGAGGCATTAAATGTTGCTTCGGTATGGCAACTGCCAGTAATTTTCTGTATTGAGAATAATGGCTACGGTTTATCAACACCAACAAATGAGCAATATTTCTGTAAACACCTTGCAGATAGAGGCAAAGGATATGGTATAGAGTCTTTTATATTAGATGGCAACAATATTATTGAGACCTATTCTAAAGTTAAAAAGTTAGCAGAGAGCATAAGAAAACGACCAAGGCCAATATTAATTGAGTTTAAAACCTTTAGACGTCGAGGTCATGAAGAAGCCAGTGGTACAAAATATGTTCCGAAGGAATTAATGGAAGAGTGGGAAGCAAAAGATCCTATTGAAAACTTTAGAAGCTACTTGTTCAGTAAAAAGATCCTTTCTGCTGAAATTGATGATAAATATGTAACTGAAATTAAGGCTGAAATTGACGCTTCTCTTGAATCTGCATATGCAGAAGCTGAAATAACACCCAATGAAAGTGTTGAATTAGATGATGTGTATCAATCATTTAATTATGAGGAATTTAAACCAAATAATGAATTAAAAGAACAACGTCTAATTGATGCGATTTCTGAAGGTTTAAAACAATCTATGGAAAAGCACTCAGACTTGGTGATTATGGGACAAGACATAGCTGAGTATGGAGGTGTTTTTAAAATTACTGAAGGTTTTGTAGAACAGTTTGGTAAAGACAGAGTTAGAAATACACCTATTTGTGAATCTGCAATTGTTGAAGCGGGAATGGGTCTGTCTATCGCTGGTATGAAGGCTATCGTAGAAATGCAATTCTCTGATTTTGTAACATCTGGTTTTAATCCTATAGTTAATTACTTAGCAAAATCACATTACCGATGGAAACAGAATGCAGACGTCGTAGTGCGGATGCCTTGTGGTGCAGGTGTGGCTGCGGGTCCTTTTCACTCACAAACTAACGAAGCTTGGTTTACTAAAACACCAGGTCTTAAGGTAGTCTATCCTGCGTTTCCTTATGATGCAAAAGGCCTATTGGCAACAGCAATAAACGACCCAAATCCTGTGCTGTTCTTTGAACATAAAGCTCTTTATAGAAGCATAAGACAAGATGTACCAACAAATTATTACACGTTGCCTTTTGGTGAAGCAGTATTGTTAAAAGAAGGTGACGATGTTTCAATTATAACTTATGGCGCAGGTGTACATTGGGCTTTAGAAACTTTAGAAAACAATACTGATATATCTGCAGATTTAATTGATTTGAGGACACTACAGCCTTTAGATAATGTTTCTATTATTAATTCGGTAAAAAAGACTGGTAAAGCTATTATCTTACAAGAAGATAGTATGTTTGGGGGCATAGCAAGTGATATTTCTGCACTAATAATGGAAGCGTGTTTTAAATATTTGGATGCACCCGTTAAACGTGTCGCAAGCTTGGAAACACCTATTCCATTTGCACCGCAACTAGAACAACAATATTTAGCCAAAGGAAAGTTTGAAAAGGCTTTAATTCAGCTTTTAGAATACTAA
- a CDS encoding 3D domain-containing protein, with amino-acid sequence MILFLSLHNCKTHKKEDCFSKSFVVTATAYNSLAYQTNSNPSITAFGDSLKPSLRYIAVSRDLLDSGLVHNTKVKIEGFDSLFTVKDKMNRRWRKRIDIYMGNDVRKAKKWGKKKVNIAYCIKGNDTLL; translated from the coding sequence TTGATATTATTTCTCAGTTTGCATAATTGCAAAACCCATAAAAAAGAGGATTGTTTTTCAAAATCCTTTGTTGTAACTGCTACTGCATACAATTCATTAGCATACCAAACAAATTCAAACCCTAGCATTACTGCTTTTGGTGATAGTCTTAAACCCAGTTTAAGATATATAGCCGTATCTAGAGATTTATTAGATTCTGGTCTGGTACATAACACTAAAGTAAAAATCGAAGGCTTTGATAGTCTCTTTACTGTTAAAGATAAAATGAATAGACGTTGGCGAAAACGTATAGATATTTACATGGGAAACGATGTGCGAAAAGCTAAAAAATGGGGCAAAAAAAAGGTAAACATTGCGTATTGCATCAAAGGCAATGACACATTGCTTTAA
- a CDS encoding Hsp20/alpha crystallin family protein — translation MKIESSTQNFPRREFGYASLTLPETVGTEKIKAMYKDDILKTVVAKTRKCKNPLKQIKIS, via the coding sequence ATGAAAATAGAAAGCTCTACCCAAAATTTTCCGAGACGTGAGTTTGGTTACGCTTCATTGACTTTACCTGAAACGGTAGGAACTGAAAAAATAAAGGCAATGTATAAAGATGATATTCTTAAAACTGTTGTTGCCAAAACACGAAAATGTAAAAACCCTTTAAAACAGATAAAGATTTCTTAA
- a CDS encoding biopolymer transporter ExbD, translating into MKSFRRHSATVNAGSMADIAFLLLIFFLLTTTISADKGILRQLPSDCPNIKDCKDNINERNILRISLNGKQEIFIEDQVVQLKDVKTIVKAFVDNNGGADCDYCAGEKRSISSDHPKKAVISLSHDALTKYQLFISVQDEITKAYYDLRAQYIKHKFNKTPSEITDEEFKAVKKAYPFIVSEVMVKRN; encoded by the coding sequence ATGAAATCATTTCGAAGACATTCTGCGACGGTCAACGCAGGATCTATGGCAGACATTGCTTTTTTGTTACTCATTTTCTTTTTGTTAACGACGACCATTTCTGCTGATAAAGGCATTTTAAGACAACTACCAAGCGATTGCCCTAATATTAAAGACTGTAAGGATAATATTAATGAACGTAATATTCTACGTATTAGCCTTAACGGGAAACAAGAAATTTTTATTGAAGACCAAGTGGTACAGCTTAAAGATGTAAAAACCATTGTAAAAGCATTTGTTGATAATAATGGAGGGGCTGATTGTGATTATTGTGCTGGCGAAAAACGGTCAATTTCATCAGATCATCCTAAAAAAGCGGTTATTTCGTTGAGTCATGATGCATTAACAAAATATCAATTGTTCATTTCTGTACAAGATGAAATTACAAAAGCGTATTACGACTTAAGAGCTCAATATATAAAACATAAATTCAATAAAACACCTAGTGAAATTACTGATGAGGAATTTAAAGCTGTAAAAAAAGCATATCCTTTTATAGTTTCTGAAGTTATGGTGAAACGAAATTAA
- a CDS encoding T9SS type A sorting domain-containing protein, translating to MRLKLLFVLALFMSFTFAQQIPNDIKPPSWFKNNLKTVKPYKLPSFNLKKLQDEDKINDKDKSKPWRFGHDIYVDHNFNAVGEWTTLENGDRIWRMAYKSEGAYTLNFMFDEFWIPEGATLYVYNDQKDDLLRPFTHHNNNPDDVLGTWMVNGDQAWIEYYEPANVVGQARLTVGSVIHGYRTAETYQKGLGDSGDCNQDVDCDITPPSDPFQLNTRKEEVKRASAMITVGGGTGICSGTLINNTNNDGTPYFITANHCGFNPGWAFRFNWRSPNPSCSTTANSPNGSFDQTVSGAILRANSSQSDMALVEITDASFFNNNPDVVWSGWNRSTTYNPTVNFGIHHPSGDIQKTCREDDGAYRQVVNFGGNPNTQMWFIDQWELGVTEPGSSGSGLFNEVGHLIGVLSGGSAACTGTSNNGGVDFYGRFDVAWSFGSTASSRLSDWLDPGNTGVQTLDIFPAIQIFDNDASVNGGPGLEAELCGADFTPQITVVNRGNLPLTSAIITYSFDAGADTVVNWTGSLLTGEEAVVATPTYGNLSVGNHILNISVSNPNGVADENMANDNFTHSFDVSPEYSTNTVIFNLTTDDWAGETSWELLDSNGTIVADGPNTPYVDFTTYQETITIPTFDECYVFTIFDSYGDGICCSFGNGTYNLQDENGNIIITGGDFGSSESVQFNALNPLSIDEYGLENNISFYPNPVNDNLNITVKQTTENLKYEVFNMMGQVVSKGDLAPNNTSVIDMTSYQSGVYFVKLSTATSAFTKKIMKN from the coding sequence ATGAGACTAAAATTACTTTTTGTGTTAGCGCTTTTTATGTCTTTCACATTTGCCCAACAAATCCCTAATGATATTAAACCTCCTAGTTGGTTTAAGAATAATTTAAAAACGGTTAAGCCTTATAAATTACCATCTTTTAATCTTAAGAAACTACAGGATGAAGACAAAATCAATGATAAAGATAAATCTAAGCCTTGGCGCTTTGGTCACGATATTTATGTAGATCATAATTTTAATGCTGTTGGTGAGTGGACAACTTTAGAGAACGGTGATCGTATTTGGAGAATGGCATATAAATCTGAAGGCGCATATACATTAAACTTTATGTTTGATGAATTTTGGATACCAGAGGGTGCAACACTTTATGTATACAATGACCAAAAAGATGATCTATTAAGACCATTTACGCACCACAACAACAATCCCGACGATGTATTGGGCACATGGATGGTTAATGGCGATCAGGCTTGGATAGAATATTACGAACCTGCAAATGTAGTTGGTCAGGCGAGACTTACTGTAGGTTCTGTAATACATGGTTACCGTACCGCAGAGACCTATCAAAAAGGACTTGGCGATTCGGGCGATTGCAATCAAGACGTAGATTGCGATATTACACCACCTTCAGATCCTTTTCAACTTAATACAAGGAAAGAGGAGGTAAAACGTGCTTCAGCCATGATTACAGTTGGAGGTGGAACTGGGATTTGCTCTGGTACTTTAATAAATAACACCAACAACGATGGTACTCCATATTTTATAACTGCCAATCATTGCGGCTTTAATCCAGGTTGGGCGTTCCGATTTAATTGGAGAAGTCCTAATCCCTCATGTAGTACTACAGCTAATAGTCCAAATGGTTCTTTCGACCAGACGGTTAGTGGTGCCATTTTAAGAGCAAATAGCTCTCAGTCTGACATGGCTTTGGTTGAAATTACAGATGCTAGTTTTTTTAACAACAATCCAGATGTGGTTTGGTCTGGATGGAACAGATCAACAACCTATAATCCTACCGTAAATTTTGGTATTCACCATCCAAGTGGTGATATTCAGAAAACCTGTAGAGAAGATGATGGAGCCTACAGACAAGTTGTTAATTTTGGTGGTAATCCAAATACACAAATGTGGTTTATAGATCAGTGGGAATTAGGAGTAACAGAACCAGGCTCGTCTGGCTCAGGACTTTTTAATGAAGTAGGGCATTTAATTGGTGTACTTTCTGGTGGTTCAGCAGCTTGTACTGGAACGTCCAATAATGGTGGAGTTGATTTTTATGGGCGTTTTGATGTGGCATGGAGCTTTGGTAGCACTGCGTCCTCAAGATTGAGCGATTGGCTAGATCCAGGAAATACTGGTGTACAGACCTTAGATATTTTTCCTGCGATTCAAATATTTGATAACGATGCATCTGTAAACGGTGGGCCAGGCTTAGAAGCTGAACTATGTGGTGCTGATTTTACTCCTCAAATAACTGTTGTAAACAGAGGAAACCTACCATTGACCTCAGCAATTATTACATATAGTTTTGATGCTGGAGCAGATACAGTTGTAAACTGGACAGGCTCTTTATTAACTGGTGAAGAGGCTGTAGTAGCAACACCAACTTATGGAAATTTATCAGTTGGAAACCATATTTTAAATATATCTGTGTCTAATCCAAATGGTGTGGCAGACGAGAATATGGCAAACGACAACTTTACTCACAGTTTTGATGTTTCTCCAGAATACTCAACCAACACAGTGATTTTTAATTTAACTACTGATGATTGGGCAGGTGAAACCTCTTGGGAATTGTTGGACAGCAACGGAACTATTGTAGCAGATGGTCCTAACACTCCTTATGTAGATTTTACTACGTATCAAGAGACGATAACCATCCCTACGTTTGACGAATGTTATGTGTTTACAATATTTGATTCTTATGGAGATGGTATTTGTTGTAGTTTTGGTAATGGTACCTATAATTTACAAGATGAGAACGGAAATATTATCATTACTGGTGGTGATTTTGGAAGCAGTGAGTCAGTACAATTTAATGCGCTAAACCCACTAAGTATTGATGAATATGGTTTAGAAAACAATATTTCGTTTTATCCCAACCCTGTTAATGATAACTTAAATATTACGGTAAAACAGACAACTGAAAACTTAAAATATGAAGTTTTCAATATGATGGGACAGGTAGTATCTAAAGGAGATTTAGCGCCTAATAATACTAGTGTTATAGATATGACAAGCTATCAATCTGGTGTTTATTTTGTAAAGTTGTCTACAGCAACTAGTGCATTTACTAAAAAGATAATGAAAAACTAG
- a CDS encoding DEAD/DEAH box helicase — protein MSTDTIKDKTSEKRLYDYQIKDLYRIFDVMAEEADNFNLLYQLPTGGGKTVIFSEIVRRYIEKHNKKVVILTHRIELCKQTSNVLSGFNVKNKVINSKVKTLPDQDEYQCFVAMVETLNNRLSDNDFKLKNVGLVIIDEAHYNSFRKLFKFFEHCFILGVTATPLSSNIKLPMKDNYDRLIVGDDIATLISNGFLASAEVYHYDVGLTSLKIGINGDYTVKSSEALYTNSLMQTKLLSAYEELAKGKKTLIFNNGIYTSKEVYYTFKKAGYNVQHLDNTASKQERKDILKWFKNTPDAVLTSVSILTTGFDEPSVESIILNRATRSLTLYFQMIGRGSRIYKDRKTFQVIDLGNNVSRFGPWSQPVDWQHIFRYPDLYLENIIDDEALERDFVYVMPDTLKEKFKNSNNLNFDVRAEYKDVISLGKKSFTVIERSIEQHSKICIENSSDVYDARDLVKLLQDEIAYRIKQYCYCIMNSTDNYKDWLFEEYNRKLRISFNGKF, from the coding sequence ATGTCTACAGACACCATTAAGGATAAAACATCAGAAAAACGACTTTACGATTATCAAATAAAAGATTTGTATCGCATTTTTGATGTTATGGCAGAAGAAGCAGATAATTTTAATTTGCTCTACCAATTACCTACAGGTGGTGGCAAAACTGTTATCTTTTCTGAGATTGTAAGACGATATATAGAAAAACACAACAAAAAAGTCGTGATTCTTACACATCGCATAGAGCTATGTAAGCAAACATCTAATGTACTTTCTGGGTTTAACGTTAAGAACAAGGTTATTAATAGTAAGGTTAAAACTTTACCAGATCAGGACGAATACCAGTGTTTTGTTGCTATGGTAGAGACCTTAAACAATCGGCTATCCGACAATGATTTTAAGCTAAAAAACGTTGGATTGGTTATCATTGATGAGGCGCATTACAACTCGTTTAGAAAGTTATTTAAATTTTTTGAGCACTGTTTTATTCTAGGAGTTACTGCCACGCCTCTAAGCAGCAATATAAAGCTACCAATGAAGGATAACTATGATAGACTTATTGTGGGAGATGATATTGCTACTTTAATAAGTAATGGATTTTTAGCTAGTGCAGAGGTATACCATTACGATGTTGGTTTAACATCATTAAAAATAGGCATTAATGGAGATTACACTGTTAAATCTTCAGAGGCTTTGTACACCAACTCTTTAATGCAAACTAAACTACTTTCTGCATACGAAGAATTAGCAAAAGGCAAGAAGACCTTAATTTTTAATAACGGGATTTACACCTCTAAAGAAGTCTATTACACTTTTAAAAAAGCTGGTTACAACGTACAACATTTAGATAATACCGCAAGTAAACAAGAACGAAAAGATATTTTAAAATGGTTTAAAAATACACCAGATGCGGTTTTAACATCTGTAAGTATTTTAACAACCGGTTTTGATGAACCCTCTGTAGAGTCTATAATTCTTAACAGAGCGACACGCTCGTTAACCTTATATTTTCAGATGATTGGCCGTGGCAGCCGTATTTACAAAGACAGAAAAACATTTCAAGTTATAGATTTAGGAAATAATGTTTCGCGCTTTGGGCCTTGGAGTCAACCTGTAGACTGGCAACACATTTTTAGATATCCAGATCTATATTTAGAGAATATCATTGATGACGAAGCTTTAGAACGTGATTTTGTCTACGTAATGCCAGACACATTAAAGGAGAAATTTAAAAACTCTAATAATTTAAATTTTGATGTTAGAGCCGAGTATAAAGATGTTATCAGTTTAGGTAAAAAATCTTTTACAGTTATAGAACGCTCTATAGAACAGCATTCTAAAATTTGTATTGAGAATAGCAGTGATGTTTATGATGCTAGAGACTTGGTTAAATTATTGCAAGACGAAATCGCATACCGCATAAAGCAATACTGTTACTGCATAATGAATAGTACTGATAATTATAAAGATTGGCTGTTTGAAGAGTACAACCGTAAATTGCGTATTAGCTTTAACGGTAAGTTTTAA